Below is a window of Cydia strobilella chromosome 8, ilCydStro3.1, whole genome shotgun sequence DNA.
GTGGCAAGTATTACGTGTCCGAACACCAAAAATTTAGTCAAGTAGATTAGTCAGTGATTTAGTCGAGTGGACCCATTTTATTACTAATCTACTCAACTTAATTTTTGGTGTTCAGACACGTTTAGTAACTTAAATACTCGCCCATTGACTAAttactaacgtagtccgaaatatacttttatagtttttagtttaaggGCTATCCAGACGGGAACAAATGTttgccaatctgattaaattaaataattaaattgtccgatcaaatcaggtggtgcgATCGCAAAAGCTAATTTGGCCACTTTcaccaattttaaatttatggtgatatttgagcactctaaattaaaaaaatgcccccGAACGCGAATACTAGCGTCAAGCCAGCTCCAGACTACACGGCGCGAcgccgtgaacgcgagtgtggagtcgatttcgctgattagcgaactagactccacactctcGCGTCCGCACCacattttatcggtaatatcgattcggtcataatcggcggtcgaattcggcgagccaaattggcgtttgcttACGCACGGCGATTTCATCCTCATTTCATCgaacaatttaatcagattggcgaaaaattgtccccGTCTGAACAGCCTTTAGTTATGGCTTAGTggcgatttcgctgattagcgattcgcgcacgagtgtggaggggccttAACAAATCGTTCTGAAAACGCAATGTGCaatgttatagtttgtcaagggactgtctcatttcgggcgtagacggaaagagtcatactgtctttgtcttgcactggtgccggcgcccagaagaaggggatgagtgtagtttttttttatttttatttactggcAAGATTTGCTTGAGCAACTATATTTACTTTGGTTGacagtatattttatttaaaaaaaaacttattataaataatgtaaccGGAATTCAAAAGAAGCGTGGCATCTTAATTAGTCATGGGTAttgtatgttttaaaatattagaaatttAGAAACCTATAGCTCCCTCTACACTCGTGCGCGACTGTGGAGGAGCTtacgaaaaaaaagaaacagtccGTTTACATTCGCAAGCGCGTCACGAGACGCGAGTGTAAGCGGTGGGCTTGTGGCTCGTCTCTTGCCCTCCCTCTTCTCCTCGAGCCACGAGCCCACCGTTTACAGTCGCGTCTCGTCTCGTGGCGTGGCTCGCGGCATCgggccgcgattcgcgcacgagtgtggaggaggCATCACGATATGATTTAATGATTTTAGTCTCACTATGAACCAAAAAAAGAGAACGTTTCCGGTTTCATCCATCTTTCCTattgagtattatattcttttatCCATCGTATACCCAtcctattaaaaaaactactactCGGGGCGCGAAACGTGTTTGCAATTGATATGCGTCAACCTGCCGCTGTGCCTGTCACTGTCACTTGAGCAAGTAGttgaaaattgtaatttttgtttatattttttacaatttaagtttaagttctgtgcacatttataatacaaataaatagaataaatggttgtatacacatattttaggcCATAGTCTTGCCAAGTATATTAATTAACAAGTTAGTATAATTTATTCTTGATAATTCGAAATCTTAAAAAAGGTTATCTTCTTCGCCCTTATCATAATTTGTATGAGATGAATCTCTTATCAGCTGTGTGCCTTAATTGTCACGAGAATCATTGTTCTTGTAGTGTAATGTAATAGTATTCGTACTTCTTTtcagatataatttttttcataaaatgagTTTGGAATCTGTTAAATATGAAAGGGGAAAGCTGGAAATTTTGGACCAACTACTATTGCCCCTGCAGACGAGATATATAAAAGTACAAGGTGTGGAAGATGGATGGAGGGTTATTAATAAAATGCAGGTAATTtggctaaaatattaaacacggttgaaatactaatattatgtaatatattaaaataattaaacagcatttaaaaaaaactgtatgtgTTTTACCTAGATTAACAAAGTACAAGTTCTTATATAGTCTACACATATTGACATTATATGaaactacatatttatatattacacagatcctattttttatttgcttctGAATGAAAGGAATTAAAATAGATTTATCATTGTTTCACTTGTAAATGCCTCTATGTGAAATTTTAAGAAGAGAAAACCTTATGTAGAATTTTCAGGGTGTCATAGGGTTTCCATAATTGAGCATGTGCCATAATTCACTAGCAcagcaaaatataaaaatattttcatttacagGTGCGTGGTGCACCTGCTATAGCAATAGTTGGTTGTCTATCATTAGCAGTTGAATTATTAAAAGACAACAGTTTGGACAAAAAGATAATGCGACAAgaggtaatttaatttgtttgtaagaAAATCATTTATCATCCAAGTCCCAACCAttgaaatgtattatttataaatcagCATTTACAGGACTCCACTTTCAGTTACATTTGACAAATTGCCATGTGTGCCGGAGATTGTAATTAGTATTTGAAGTTGGCACCATTTCCACTTGCAGATTGAAGGTAAACTGAACTACCTGGTGTCCGCACGACCAACAGCTGTTAATATTAAACTGGCAGCCGATGAGCTTATAAATTTAGCCAATACTCTGAGTGCCAATGAAGATGTTTCGCCTGAGGAATTTAAAGAGAAGttggtataaaaattaaatattttatttctaaacatGTTACAAAAGATTGGATTAAAGGAAAATAGGCTAGATAAGAATTTATGCAAAAACAATATGCAAAAACAAGAAACTTGTCTAATTTAACTTGATGTTTTTATGTGAATTTCTTCTCTCGGAAAGATTTAATATAGAGGTGACTTTTTATCTTTcacaatttgtataatttttacattaatgTTCAAAAGAAAATGTTTAGTAAAAGTAGTAAACAACacttttatgttaaaatatgcTTACTCTTTTGCTTTAATTTACAGATTCATTAGCAGCATAGAAACTATGCTTAGCAAAGACATAGAGGACAACAAAGCCATCGGCAAATATGGCTCTGAGGCTATTTTGAAGAATATCGAAGGCGAGGGTTCTGTGCGAGTGCTCACGCATTGCAACACGGGCTCGCTCGCCACGGCGGGGTACGGCACGGCACTGGGCGTCATACGGTCGCTTCATGTGTCCAAAAGATTAGGTGAGGTATAATCTACAATACATTACTACatttactacagaggccggaaAATTCATGGACCTAAAATTCTACAGACATCTCTAAGGCAAAACCGTAACTCTAAATCACGCCGATTTATCTTGTAGTTACGCGCACACTCATCATTAACAATTCAAGGGCCGTACGGTCATTGGTTCAAACCAAGATAAGTAAATATGTGTGCGTGCGAAATCAAGTCATGAAGTTAAAGCTCGGTCTTAGCGACGTGGTGTTCTTGTGGTCTGCGTCTATTAGAAAATTAAGGATTGCTTGTACGTAGGTAGAGATAGATTATATGACACTaataaatatgcaaaaaaaaatcgctgAAATAGCTATGACCTAAACACCACTTAAAATTTAATGCACTCATTTGGGGGCTACTGGACTTGGGCTGCTGAGCAGCGATGTCCTAGATGTTGTATAGGAATGTACTAACaggttatttaaatacatactttTAATAATTCTCGAAAGTTGTTGacgtctgt
It encodes the following:
- the LOC134743636 gene encoding methylthioribose-1-phosphate isomerase, whose amino-acid sequence is MSLESVKYERGKLEILDQLLLPLQTRYIKVQGVEDGWRVINKMQVRGAPAIAIVGCLSLAVELLKDNSLDKKIMRQEIEGKLNYLVSARPTAVNIKLAADELINLANTLSANEDVSPEEFKEKFISSIETMLSKDIEDNKAIGKYGSEAILKNIEGEGSVRVLTHCNTGSLATAGYGTALGVIRSLHVSKRLERVYCTETRPYNQGARLTAYELVHEKIPSTLIVDSMVAALMRSRKINAVVVGADRVAANGDTVNKIGTYQIAILAKHHDVPFYVAAPFTSVDLSLASGERIKIEERPDREMTHIGEHRIAAPGINCWNPSFDLTPANLITGIITEKGVFPPDRIKECK